In one Brassica oleracea var. oleracea cultivar TO1000 chromosome C9, BOL, whole genome shotgun sequence genomic region, the following are encoded:
- the LOC106317294 gene encoding uncharacterized protein LOC106317294 produces MEKNRGTSFNEQKDELLCHVYLEIPQDPIASINQTLKKLWKKIEKTYNEKKNRELGN; encoded by the coding sequence ATGGAAAAAAATAGAGGCACATCATTCAACGAACAAAAAGATGAGTTGTTATGTCATGTCTACTTAGAAATTCCACAGGATCCCATTGCTAGTATTAATCAAACTCTTAAGAAACTATGGAAAAAAATAGAAAAAACTTACAATGAAAAAAAAAACAGAGAGT